In bacterium, the DNA window CAGGCGTTGTCTCCAGCACTTTCTTCAGCGCGCTCGTTCTGCTCTTATTCACACTATTCCGGCGCGAATCCTTTTCCGTTCTATTCTTCATGCTGGGTTCTCTTTCAATCGCGGGCACAGGTTGGTCGATTGTGGTTTCGGGTTCGCTGGTCCTGGTAGGTCTGCTGATCGCGCTTTTTTATGCGCGAGACCTCGATGCGATGAGCGGTGGAGAAGAAGATGCAATTCATCTCGGCATCAAAGTTGAGACGACCAAGCAAATCCTTTTCTTCTCCTCTTCCCTTCTGGTAGGCGCAAGTGTTGCCCTGGCAGGCTCCATCGGATTTGTCGGTTTGATCATTCCTCATATTCTTCGTTTGTTGGTCGGACCATCGCACCGCAAATTGATTCTCGCAAGCGCCATCGGTGGCGCATTCTTCCTGGTGTTGATGGACATTCTGTCGCGAACGATTTTTTCTCCCGTGGAAATTCCGGTCGGCGTTTTTACTTCCCTTTGCGGCGCGCCCTTCTTTATCTTTCTCTTAAAAAAGAAACAAAAGGAACTGGTGTATTAATGATTTCTGCTCAGGACGTCGGTTTCGGTTATGACGGCTCGTTTCATCTTCAGAATATTTCATTTGAAATGTCGAAAGGCGCCTTCTGGGGTGTCATTGGTCCGAATGGCTCCGGAAAATCCACGCTGTTAAAAATCCTGAGCAAAGTGATCCAAGCGCAGCAAGGTACGATCAAAATTGACGGACAGCCCTTGAAAACATTCGCATTAACGGAACTCGCCAGAAGGATGGCTGTAGTTGGAAGCGAGGCTCAGTTTTCCTATCCATACCACGTTCAAGATGTTGTCCTTATGGGCCGCATACCTTTTGTGGGTAGACTCGGCATTCATTCCCAACGGGATCATCAGATCGTTGATTCTGTGTTGCGCAAAACGGAAACGTGGGCCTACCGCAACCGCTACATTCACGAGCTTTCCAGCGGTGAACGCCAACGCGTACTACTTGCGCGAGCGCTGGCTCAGGAACCACGCGTGCTTTTGCTGGATGAACCCACCGCGCACCTCGATCTCCATTATGAAATCGAAATCTTCCAGATCCTAAAAGCATTGAACGCTGAGGAAAGTCTCACCATCCTGACCGTTTCTCATAACCTGAACTTGATGGCCGAGTTCTGCGAAAAACTGATCCTCATGCAAGGAGGCCTCTGCCACCAGATCGGCACACCTGCTGAAATCCTGACTGCTTCATTGCTTCGTGATGTTTTTCGAATCGATTGCAAGATCGAAAAAAATCCCTTCTCTCAGGCACCGGCAATTCTTTTGAACACACGCATTGACAACCGCAACTGATAGAACGGTGAATGTCCGGAGTTCGCACACCGTTGTGTGAAATTCGTACAAGTCCTTCAAAAACTCTCTCACTGATTTCCTCACCTTAGCTCGTCAGAATCGAGGCCTTTTCAGACTGCTGGCGAATATCTTGCGTTAGATCAGCCCTTAAGAAGGAGGAACCTATGAATTCAAATTTAACCAAACTGGCTCGCACAAATTGGCAAATCATATGGATGATAACTTTTGCTTTTTTTGTCAGCCTATTATCCTCAATTCCGGCTGATGCGGCTTTTCCGGGAGCCAATGGCAAAATCGCGTTTGAGAGCCGCGATCTGGTTGGGGGAGTTTTCCAGGTTTACGTGATGGATGCGGACGGCTCGAATGTGACGCGTCTGACTGATGCAGCAAGTAACGAACGGCCAGCCTGGTCTCCGGACGGCGCCAAAATTGCGTTTGTAAGTAGTCGCGATGCAGGCGGTGAGATCTATATCATGAACGCCGATGGCTCCAATCAAACGCGTCTTACCAATACTCCTGCAAGCAGCGAACTGTTCCCCTCCTGGTCGGCGGACGGCAGTAAGATCACCTTTGAAAGCGATCGAGATGGAAATTTTGAAATTTACGTAATGAATGCCGATGGAACCAATCAGACCCGCATTACCAATGACCCGGCTTTCGATGCCTTTCCCGCGTGGTCGCCCGATGGAACCAAGATTGCCTTTACAAGCGAGCGAGATGGGAACAGAGAAATCTACGTTATGAATACGGATGGCACAAACCAGACGAATCTCACGAACAATCCTGCGAACGAAGAAGATTCCGATTGGTCGCCCGATGGAAGCAAGATCCTTTTTACCAGCGATCGAACTCTCGTCTTTACCGTATTTGTCATGGATTCTGATGGATCAAACCAGACACCGCTTACGGATTCCGGATTAGCGGATTCATCAGGTGTATTCTCTCCCGATGGCACGAAGATCGCTTTTCTTAGCGCTCGGACTGGGAACGTTGATATATTCAGCATGGATGCGGACGGAACAAATCCGATCAACTTAACCAACAATTCTGATTACGACATAAATCCAGACTGGCAGCCGCTTCCCAATTTCAATTGCCCTCATCCGAAGGGATTTTGGAAAGAAGATCCATCTGCCTGGCCGGTGTCCTTCCTCACTTTAGGAAGCCAGCTTTACACCAGCGCCGAGCTGCTTTCCATTCTGAATAGTCCGATTCGCGGTGATGCAAGCTTGATCCTGGCGCACCAGTTGATCTCTGCCAAATTGAATATCGCAAACGGTTCCAACCCGGCTCCTGTAAGCCTAGCAATATCGGATGCGGATAGTCTGCTCTCCTCTTTCTTCGGCAAGTTGCCCTACGATGTCAGGCCGTCAACAGCAACCGGAAGGGCTTTGAAAGATGCAGCGGATACGCTTTCGAACTATAACCAGGGCGAGTTAACGCCAGGGTGCGAACCATAACACATTGACAAGCGGTACTAACTCGATAGGTTATTCCGGGGGCGATTCAGGAACTCATTGACGCGTTAAAAACCTTGTAGTGGCAGAGCATTTACTCGCCCTTAGTTTGATCGTGCTACTTTAGGATTGATTAAATTCTTTTGAATATGCGCATGCGATGGTAACGAGTACTCGACACAAGACCATTTACATAAAGAGGAGAACAGCGGGCGCTTAATTGTCGTGCGCTAAAACAACCGGTAGTAGCTTCTTGGCGACATAATCATGTCCTGTAGCGTTCAGGTGCCACACATCATAGGCAAAAAACCTCGGTTGCCGCTTCTCATCCTTGAAACTTTGGAGTAGATCAATGCCTTTAATATGCTCTTTTGACAGAAATTTGCCAACCGCCTGGTGAAGTTTCCAGTGTGGGTAATTGTTAAAATCCTTTTCTGTCATCTTGAATACGGGAAGTAAGACAATCATAAAGTCGATATTTTTTTTCTGTAACAAAGTTGACATTTCCTTGATTGCCCGGAAGACGGCATCCTTGTTTCTGCCATACGAGTACTCGTAGTATTCAAAAATGATCGGCCAGATCGCATTTCGAATATCAGTCCATAAGAAACTATTTGGTCTTTTGAAATACAAAACCTTTTTCGCTGACGCGAACTCGAAGTCGAAGTCATTTAAATGCATGACATAAACGACCGAATCAGGTTGCAAACTTAGAACTTTTGTCTTTAACAGTTCGAGAAGCTGGACCGCATGATATCCATCTATAGCGCAATTCAGTGATTCCACTGATCCGTTTCGGTATTGATTGTTTGCATAATATTCGAACTTGCTAACAAAAGTTTCATCATTTTGAACGAATAAGCCCACTGTGGCTGAGTCGCCAAGAAACGCCACTCGCTTCGTGTTTTGTTTCTTGACAGACAGATCTCTGTCCACACCTCGAAAACCATAGCGATTTGTGGTCATCGTATAACCAAACGTTAAAGCCGTGTATTGGCTGTTTGGACGGTATTCCCACATCAATATTTCATTATTCGACGGGACGGTTAACGTTCCCTTCCAGTCACCTTGAAGCTGATAGTATGCTCTCCAGCGATCGTATTGCCTACCCCTCCATACCTCGTAAATAGTGATTACCATAATGAACGTAAACAGCGTGCCGAAAATCGCGAGACTACCTTTGGCCCGCCAGGTATCTTTAAGTGGCATATTAACCGGAACAAAGTTTACGCATTGACAACCGTAATCAAGTCGATTAGCTTATCCATCTTTATTGGAGGAAATAATGCCTATCGAAGTTGGACAACCTGCACCGGATTTTACTTTAAAAGATCAAAATCAAAAAGAAGTATCATTAAAAGATTTGCGCGGAAAGAACGTGGTTTTAGCGTTCTATCCCTTAGACTTCAGCCCCGTATGCAGCAAAGAACACGCATGCTTTCACGATGACTTCAGCCAATTCAAAGGACTCAACGCGGAAATTCTTGGAATCAGCGTGGATAGCGCCTGGACTCACAAAGCTTTTGCCGAAAAACTAGGAATCGAATATCCATTGCTTGCCGATTTCCATCCAAAAGGAGCAGTAGCCCAGAAATTCGGCCTCTATCTTGGAGAAAAAGGCATCACAAATCGCGCAACCGTAATCGTGGATAAAGAAGGAATCGTTCGTTACGTCAATGTTTATGACATTCCGCAACAGCGAGCGAATCAGGAGCTCATCGACGCATTAAAAGGTTTGTGATTTTTTCCAGCCAGAGGCGCAAACCGTCCTAAAGTTCAGATGGGGCGCGGACTTCAGTCCGCAAAAACTTGTGAGCGCAAAAACCACTTTGCGGGCAAGGATGCCCGCGCTCCCACACGAACCGCAGCATTAGTATTCCTGCACGGTCGTGTAAGCAATCCGGTCATCGCTGTACGGATTCCTTACAAAAACAACTCGCCTCCTCGTCGATTCAAAAATGGTACAGCTTTTGCTCTGACGGTTTGCAAGGAGTCAGAACATGAAAAAACAATCCGTAATGTTTGCGTTTTTGATGTTAGCCGTTTCTCTTCCTTATCTTGCTTTTTCAGAAACGGTCAACTGCACAGCAATTACATCAGTGCCCTATACCATTAATACTCCAGGCGTTTACTGCTTTCGAAGCAACTGGAACTTTCCTACGGCCTTCGGCAACATGGTCACGATCAACGCATCAGGTGTAGTCATTGACCTGAACGGGTACACTCTAAGCAACCAGCTCGCCGGTCCGGCAACCTCAACGAAAGCATTCTATGCAAATGAAAAAAGCAACATCGTAATCAAAAACGGCGAGATCAGATACTTCTACACGGCCATCGATCTTTCTGACAGTCGCGCCCTCAACGTTGCTCAAACGAATACCGTAGAAGGAATTCGCGCAATCTACAACACACACGCCGGGATCTGGGTTGCAGGAATGGGACACATCCTGCGGAAGAATGAAGTTTCGAATACCGGAGTTGGAAGCTCCGCTCCGGATAGCAGTCATTTCGCCATTCGCGTAGGGCAAGGTTTTGGCGCGCGCGTGCTAAATAACGAAATCAATCTCGTAGCCGCCCCCTCCGGCGCTTACGGAATCTATTTTGCAAACCATTCGCATGGTCTGGCCGTTGGAAACCGGATCACCAGCACCGGTTCCGGGATCACCTATTTTTCCAGTACAGGAAAATATCGAGATACTCTTACGAGCGGAGTTACTACACCTTACTCGGGCGGCACGAATGCGGGGAATAACCAATGAAGGCTGCATCGGTTCTGTTGGCCTTCCTATTAATGACTAACCTTGCTCAAGCCCAGGAATTCTGGTTAAACCTTCGTACAGGAAAAATGTACCCGATCGATACGAAAGTCGAAAATCATGACCCACGAATCAGTGGTCTTCTGGTGAAAGGTTTGTTCAAACCCACAGGGATGATTGAGAATCGTGGGAAGCTGCCTGAACCTCCTTCCAATGCGCCGGAAGGCTGGATCGATTTGGCGACAGGGCAAATTCATTTTGATAAGGAAGGGCTCATGGTTCGCTCACCATACTTGAGAGGATGGTTCAATGGATTCGGCGGCTTCTTCGTTTACCAGAAGGAGATCGATCAGTGGAACGCGAAATTCAAGGAGAAAAGCAAACCGGTTGAATCAATCACGGTGCCTCTAGGATTGGAGCCTGGCAGAATGATCCATCCCGCTCCACCGGTTCCAAGATTCACACGAGACCTCGAAATCCCGCATGTGCATGTCGACTACGCTGAAGTAGACAATCGCGGTCTGCTGTCCATCCGACTTTCTGTGGATGTGGAAAATGCGGGTCTGGAAACGTGGGGTTATGAGACGCGCGTGGAAGTCGCCTGCCAGGAGGCGGGCAGAATCCATAGCGCCGAAGCAACGCAGCCACTGTTGAATAGCTTATCGGCCGGAACGACGCAATCCATACGCTTTCAGGCAAGACCAAGAATGATACAGGAAAGCAATCTGCCTTATCCATTTTCTTCGGCAGATATTTATCAGCACTTCGGATCTGTTCGGCGTTGGATCAATGTTTCTGCGCGTGTAGTAAGTCGATTCGACGAAAATGATGCGAACAATTTATATCGCTTAAAGGTGATGTTCAACGAGACCGGAGAAGTGATCGAATCGCAGTTCCTCCAATCTCCAGGCACTGTGGCGGTAGAAGTCCCCCGATAACGTGAGATAATTTTTTTAGATGCCATGACCTTTTCCGAACGCGATCCGGCGCCCGCTTCGAGATTTCCTGTGCAGAACTGGGAACGCTACGAATTTATTGAGCTGATCGGCGAAGGAAGCATGGGGCGCGTTTACAAAGCTTATGATCCGCGCTTAAAAAGATTCGTGGCATTGAAATTCATCCGCGGTGACGATCCGGAGCTCACAAAACGTTTCCAGCAAGAAGCGGAAGCCCAGGCAAGGATCGAACAGGATCACGTTTGCAAGATCTATGAAGTCGGGGAAGTGCAATCCAAACCTTATATCTGCATGCAGTTCATAGACGGCTGTTCCTTGAAAGATGCAGGATCGCAAATGAATCTTCAACAGAAGATTCGCGTAATCCAGCAGGCGCTTCGGGCGTTGGAGGAGGCGCACCGGCTTGGCCTGATTCACCGCGACATGAAGCCATCCAACATCATGGTGGAAAAGCGGCAGGAGGAGTGGCGCGCCAGCGTCGTTGATTTCGGGCTGGTCCGACAGATGGAAGGTCCCGCCTACACCATGACCGGTGAAGTTCTCGGCACTCCTGCTTACATGTCTCCGGAGCAGGCGGCGGGAGGGAGCCGTAAAGCAGACGCCCGAACCGACATCTACGGTATTGGTGCTACTTTATACGAATCAATTAGCGGTCACAGGCCTTTTGAAGGCGCCACAGGAATCGAAACTCTTATGAAGGTTCTCCAAGAAGAACCTGTCCCTTTGCGCAGAAGGGATCCGGCAATTCCCAGGGATCTCGAATCGATCGTAATGAAGTGTCTGGAAAAAGCTCCTTACAGGCGTTACGAGTCAGCCGGGAAGTTGTCCGAAGATTTGGACCGATATCTCGAAGGGCAACCGGTCCTGGCCCGGCCGGCAGGGATCAGCTATCGAATTCAGAAGAAGATCAGCAAAAATCCGGTCCTTGCAGCCACTCTGGTAATCTCCGTGATCATTATTCTTTTGCTTGCCGGCGTGGCTCTCTATTCATTCTGGCGTTCTGCGGAAAAAGCCCGGCTCGCGCAAGAGTTCGGACAACAAGTGGAAAAGATGGAAAGCATCATGAGGATCGCATACATGCTCCCGTTACATGATGTGCGAAAGGAAATGCAAACGGTTCGAAACAGAATGCAAGAGGTCCGCTCTCAGATGAAACAGGTTGGAAAGCATGCTGAAGGACCGGGCGACTACGCATTGGCACGCGGTTATCTGGCGTTGAAGGAATTTCAAAAAGCGAAACTACACCTCGATAGAGCATGGAACAACGAATACCGGCCTGCGGAGGTGGCTCTCGCTCTTGGATGGGTGCACGGAGAGTTATTTCAACAGGAAAACCTGGAAGCCGAACAAATTTCCAATCGTGAAATTAGGATTCTTAAAAAGCAGCAAATCGAAAAGGAATACCGGGATCCGGCTCTCAAGTATCTGCGGCTTGGGAGAACAAGCACAACGGAGAATGCGGCGTTTATAAGGGCGCTCGTCCAATATTATGAAAAGCAATGGGAAAAGGCTTCGCAATCGGCATCCTCTGCTTACGCGAACGCAGCCTGGTTGTATGAAGCAATCGTTCTGGAAGGGAATGTTCATCTTGCGGTTGCAGCAGAAAAGAGAATGTCGGGGGATCAAACCGCAGCGAAAGAACAACTGGATCAGGCGCGCAAGAAGTTTCAAGCGGCCTCCCGCATAGCTCCCAGTGATCCGCGCATCCATGAAAGTCTTTGCGCCTGGGGCGGCCACGTGATTGCAATTGAAAATGAAGTAGGTGGAAGAGCGGAAGATATTTACAATGCGTCGAAAAAAGACTGCGATAACGCACAACTCGCCAATCCAGACAGCGCGGAAGCATATGCAAACCTTTCGTTCCTGTACAGCAATCAGGCTGAATCGCTCGCATTAGCTGGGCAGGATTCGACCGCGCTGTATCAGCAAGCCTTGTCATCCGGTCAGCGCGCGCTGCAACTGAGACCGGATTGGATCCTGCCCCACTTACATCTCGGATATGCATGGATGGGATTCGCGGAAGCCAGGATCAGCACAGGTTCTGATCCAACCACCGATTTTCAAACCGCGATTCGACACTACCGCTCTGCACTGCAACAAAATCCCAACGAAGCAGTAGCTCACAACAGCATCGGCTATGCGAATAGCCGGCTTGGCTTGTATGCATTAAACAGTGGCGCTGATCCACAACCTTTCCTGCGAGATTCAATCAAGAGTTTTGAAAATGCGGCTTCGCTTGTTCCCAAA includes these proteins:
- a CDS encoding iron chelate uptake ABC transporter family permease subunit encodes the protein MSGHFVRWMFTLALLLVITFAASLWIGEVREWNPAVVFNIRLPRALLGLVVGIALATAGAVYQGLLRNPLADPYILGTSSAGTFGALVATILNFHFQYTLYIFSIGACFLSMLLVYRIATTHGRTPIQTLILAGVVSSTFFSALVLLLFTLFRRESFSVLFFMLGSLSIAGTGWSIVVSGSLVLVGLLIALFYARDLDAMSGGEEDAIHLGIKVETTKQILFFSSSLLVGASVALAGSIGFVGLIIPHILRLLVGPSHRKLILASAIGGAFFLVLMDILSRTIFSPVEIPVGVFTSLCGAPFFIFLLKKKQKELVY
- a CDS encoding ABC transporter ATP-binding protein; this translates as MISAQDVGFGYDGSFHLQNISFEMSKGAFWGVIGPNGSGKSTLLKILSKVIQAQQGTIKIDGQPLKTFALTELARRMAVVGSEAQFSYPYHVQDVVLMGRIPFVGRLGIHSQRDHQIVDSVLRKTETWAYRNRYIHELSSGERQRVLLARALAQEPRVLLLDEPTAHLDLHYEIEIFQILKALNAEESLTILTVSHNLNLMAEFCEKLILMQGGLCHQIGTPAEILTASLLRDVFRIDCKIEKNPFSQAPAILLNTRIDNRN
- a CDS encoding LpqB family beta-propeller domain-containing protein → MNSNLTKLARTNWQIIWMITFAFFVSLLSSIPADAAFPGANGKIAFESRDLVGGVFQVYVMDADGSNVTRLTDAASNERPAWSPDGAKIAFVSSRDAGGEIYIMNADGSNQTRLTNTPASSELFPSWSADGSKITFESDRDGNFEIYVMNADGTNQTRITNDPAFDAFPAWSPDGTKIAFTSERDGNREIYVMNTDGTNQTNLTNNPANEEDSDWSPDGSKILFTSDRTLVFTVFVMDSDGSNQTPLTDSGLADSSGVFSPDGTKIAFLSARTGNVDIFSMDADGTNPINLTNNSDYDINPDWQPLPNFNCPHPKGFWKEDPSAWPVSFLTLGSQLYTSAELLSILNSPIRGDASLILAHQLISAKLNIANGSNPAPVSLAISDADSLLSSFFGKLPYDVRPSTATGRALKDAADTLSNYNQGELTPGCEP
- a CDS encoding SGNH/GDSL hydrolase family protein — encoded protein: MPLKDTWRAKGSLAIFGTLFTFIMVITIYEVWRGRQYDRWRAYYQLQGDWKGTLTVPSNNEILMWEYRPNSQYTALTFGYTMTTNRYGFRGVDRDLSVKKQNTKRVAFLGDSATVGLFVQNDETFVSKFEYYANNQYRNGSVESLNCAIDGYHAVQLLELLKTKVLSLQPDSVVYVMHLNDFDFEFASAKKVLYFKRPNSFLWTDIRNAIWPIIFEYYEYSYGRNKDAVFRAIKEMSTLLQKKNIDFMIVLLPVFKMTEKDFNNYPHWKLHQAVGKFLSKEHIKGIDLLQSFKDEKRQPRFFAYDVWHLNATGHDYVAKKLLPVVLAHDN
- a CDS encoding peroxiredoxin, which produces MPIEVGQPAPDFTLKDQNQKEVSLKDLRGKNVVLAFYPLDFSPVCSKEHACFHDDFSQFKGLNAEILGISVDSAWTHKAFAEKLGIEYPLLADFHPKGAVAQKFGLYLGEKGITNRATVIVDKEGIVRYVNVYDIPQQRANQELIDALKGL
- a CDS encoding protein kinase; its protein translation is MTFSERDPAPASRFPVQNWERYEFIELIGEGSMGRVYKAYDPRLKRFVALKFIRGDDPELTKRFQQEAEAQARIEQDHVCKIYEVGEVQSKPYICMQFIDGCSLKDAGSQMNLQQKIRVIQQALRALEEAHRLGLIHRDMKPSNIMVEKRQEEWRASVVDFGLVRQMEGPAYTMTGEVLGTPAYMSPEQAAGGSRKADARTDIYGIGATLYESISGHRPFEGATGIETLMKVLQEEPVPLRRRDPAIPRDLESIVMKCLEKAPYRRYESAGKLSEDLDRYLEGQPVLARPAGISYRIQKKISKNPVLAATLVISVIIILLLAGVALYSFWRSAEKARLAQEFGQQVEKMESIMRIAYMLPLHDVRKEMQTVRNRMQEVRSQMKQVGKHAEGPGDYALARGYLALKEFQKAKLHLDRAWNNEYRPAEVALALGWVHGELFQQENLEAEQISNREIRILKKQQIEKEYRDPALKYLRLGRTSTTENAAFIRALVQYYEKQWEKASQSASSAYANAAWLYEAIVLEGNVHLAVAAEKRMSGDQTAAKEQLDQARKKFQAASRIAPSDPRIHESLCAWGGHVIAIENEVGGRAEDIYNASKKDCDNAQLANPDSAEAYANLSFLYSNQAESLALAGQDSTALYQQALSSGQRALQLRPDWILPHLHLGYAWMGFAEARISTGSDPTTDFQTAIRHYRSALQQNPNEAVAHNSIGYANSRLGLYALNSGADPQPFLRDSIKSFENAASLVPKEARFPSNIGAAYAMLGSYKMDHGHEPVQDLQNALKFFDRALTMNSNLASIRLNKGFIHMDLGKYESRHGRTPLPEMEKALENFDIAAKATPNFFYIPHARSIVYLQLAEFAALTGEDPTPHASRVIGNVEAGLKLNPAFAEFHESAGYALILEAQHAKQPGPLFDKARARLMRSLEIDPSAYTSYLRLGELEIANEAWANAEANLKKSLEMNSNNLRTYIALARCYVNRFWPGDFEQGIAILEKAAKLNPVHAETVALRGALLMQQAKIEMDPRKKASLMTEALALTEKAIQANQNLRFRYQTSSD